In the genome of Anaerolineae bacterium, the window CGGTGATGATGGCAAAATACTCACTCTGGATTTGCTCGGTGATGGGACCGCGTGAGCCGCTGCCAATCGCTATCCCGTCAACACTTTTGATGGGCGTAATTTCCGCCGCCGTGCCGGTGAAAAAGAGTTCGTCGGCAATGTAGAGCATCTCGCGAGGGATTTGCTGTTCAATCACCCGATAGCCTTTTTCTTCGGCCAGGGTAATGGCAAAACCGCGGGTGATGCCGGTGAGAATGGAGTTGCCCACCGGCGGGGTGTAGATTTTGCCGTCCATCACCACAAAAATGTTCTCGCCGCTGCCTTCGCTCACATAACCTTGCACATCCAGCACAATGCCTTCAGTATAACCGTGGCGCTTGGCTTCTATCACCACCATTTGCGAGTTGATGTAATTGCCGCCCACTTTGGCCATCGCCGGGTGCGTATCCGGGGCCATCCGTCGCCAACTGCTTACGGCCACATCCACGCCTTTTTCAATGGCCTCAGCCCCCAAATAAGCTCCCCACTCCCAGGTGGCAATAATCACCTCCACCGGGCACTGGCGAGGGTCTACTCCCAACACCTCGTATCCCCGAAAAACCAGGGGGCGGATATAACAAGCATTGTGCTTGTTTTTAGCCACCGTGTTGATAATGGCCTCACTAATTTTCTCCGGGCTAAAGGGCACAGGCATACTGATGACTTTGCAACTGTTAAAAAGTCGCTTCACGTGCGCAGCCAACCCCAGCACCGCGGGTCCCATTGGCGTTTGGTACGCCCGAATGCCCTCAAAAACGCTGGTGCCATAATGCAGCACGTGAGATAAAACGTGTACGTTGGCTTCGTCCCAGGGCACAAATTTTCCGTTGAACCAGATGAACTCGGATTTTGGTATAGGCATGGTGATGGATTCCCCTTTGAAAAATTTCCCCCATTTTAGCGAGGGGCGGCAAAAAAGCAAATAGGGAATTCAAAAAAACAAAAAAACCCCCGAAAATTGAGAGGGTTTTTGGGATATTGTGGAGCTGAGGGGAATCGAACCCCTGACCTCTTGAATGCCATTCAAGCGCTCTCCCAGCTGAGCTACAGCCCCAGGTTAATTTTTAATGATGAATTGTGAATTATTAATTGTGAATGATGAAATGAAATGGCCCGCCTCATTAACCATTAATGATTAATCATTCACAATTCACAATTATTATGGAGCTGAGGGGATTCGAACCCCTGGCCTCGACAGTGCGATTGTCGCGCTCTCCCAACTGAGCTACAGCCCCAGGTTAATTTTTAATGATGAATTGTGAATTATTAATTGTGAATGATGAATTGTAACTGTCAATTGCGAATGAATAATGGGATTGTCTCATTAACCATTAATTATTAACCGTTCACAATTCACAATTGATAGAGTATACTCAGGTGTCGAGATTTGTCAAAATCGGTTGAATCATCACTCCACCATTAATTCAACCGGCCTGGCCAGTTCATAGGTGCAGTGGTCGTCCCCCCGGGCAAAACAGGTTACCCGCGTTGGCATAATATTCAACATTGTGCCAATAACGTGCCGGTCAAGGGCGCAAATCTCTTGATGCTCCTTGACCACCTGGCGATAGGGACAGGAATGTGCATGAATCCGGTACACGTTGCCCTCAACTTCCCAGTCAACCACAAAACCCCGTTTGCTTAAAAAGGCCACTACCTCTCCCAGCCGTTCTTCAAAAGTTTGGTTTTCTTGGGGCGGCGGGGACTCGCCGGCCAAACGATGGGCAATATTGCTAAAAATCTTGTCCAGGTCCTGCTGGCCCAACTGAACATTCAGTTCATCCAACAAATAGTTGGTCAAACTGTAATAATCTTGAGGAAAAAGCTCGTCGGCCGCTTCCGTCAACCGATACACCTGTTGGGGACGGCCCGGCCCGCTCTGGTGACGCACCGCCGGCGCCGTAATCAAATTTTCGGCCTGGAGCACGTTGAGATGATACCTTACCGCCATCGGCGTCATGTTCACTTCTGCCGCCAGCTCGTCAACAGTAGCTTTTTCTCTTTCTTTTAATAATTCAATGATATGGCGTCGGGTTGGATGCATTTTTTTTGCCTTTTTGGCCGAATTAAGCATAGATTTTATCATGGACAGGATTTAAAATCAACTTTATTATAAATATTATAATTATTATCATAATTAAAGCGACATACGCCAAATTAAATTGACAAGGCCCAAGACGCTGTGGTATAGTTATCGTCGTTTGACGGAGGTTATAGTTATGGCCGTAACATCGCCCCCCCCAGAAGACGGGAACGAGATTCCTGAAGAATTAAGAGGAAGCGTTCTGCTGGGCACGCTAGACAAAATTCCCTTTCTCACGTCCCTCTACAACTGGGGCCGGGCTTATTCGCTGTGGCCGCTGACCATGGGCCTGGCCTGCTGCGGCATTGAGATGATTGCCGCCGGTACCGCCCGCTACGACCAGGACCGCTTTGGCGCCGCCCTGTTCCGGGCCACGCCTCGCCAGGCCGACTTTATGATTGTATCCGGTACAGTCACCAAAAAGATGGCACCCCAGGTGGTGCGTCTGTACAATCAGATGGCCGAGCCAAAATACGTGATCAGCATGGGCGCTTGCGCCAACGGCGGCGGCCCGTTTAAGGAAGGTTACAACGTTGTTTCCGGCGTTGATAAATACATTCCGGTTGACGTGTACGTGCCCGGCTGCCCCCCCACCCCCCAGGCTTTATTGCAGGGCATTATTCAACTCCAAGAAAAAATCAAAAAACAATCGTTGCGCACCGCGCCCTGGTACCGCAAAGACCAGCGCAACGAAGCTGCGCCGTTGCCCATCCTGGGGCCGGATGTGGTTGATTCTCGCCACCTGCCCACGCTGCCGGAAATGCTACAACAGGCGCGTCAGGCGGCAGAAGCAGAGCAAGAAACTGTTGCCGAAGGCGATCAACCCCGCCCCAAACGAGTGGTCAAACCGCCCCAGACGCCCACCTGGGACATCACCCCCACCGCCGAAACCGCCGCCCTGGCCGCCGCCATCAACCAAGCATTGAGCGCAGACCAGGCCGTGACCCCCGAAAAAGACACACTGGTAGTGAACCCGGCCCACTTGCTGGCCTTTGCCCGGCACGTCCGCCATGAACTGGGCTACGACCTACTGAGCAACGTGACCGGGATTGATTACCTGGGCCGCGAGGGAGACCGTTTTGAGGTGGTTTATCACGCTTATAGCACCGGCCAGCCGGACAAGCCGGTGTTGGCATTCAAAGCTCGTGTGCCGGAAGCAAAACCAGAGTTACCTTCACTATACAAAATCTGGAAAACCTGCTACCTGCAAGAACGCGAAATTTACGATCTTTACGGCCTCAATTTTACCGGCCATCCCAACATGAAACGCATTTTTTTGTGGGACGATTTCCACGGCCACCCCATGCGCAAAGATTACGAAGAAGCCTACTACGAGGAGCCGGTCAAACCTTTTACCAGTCGTTGGCCCAATGGCCGGCAGACGCGGGCTGAAACCCACAACCCCTTTGGCAATAATGTGGTTTATCCCCGCGATTGGAACGTGAGCGCCTGGAAACCGGACGAGTTTGAGGATTACCTGGGCCACGTAGTTGAGGCGCGCGACTTAAAAGAAGGGATGGATTTGGACACCGACCGGATTGTGCTCAACCTGGGGCCGCACCACCCCAGCACGCACGGCGTTTTCCGCATGGTGGTTACCCTGGAGGGCGAAACCATTGTGGATTTGGAGCCGGTGCTGGGCTACCTGCACCGCAACCACGAAAAAATTGGCGAGCGCAATACCTGGCTGATGAACATGCCCTTCACCGACCGGCTGGACTACTTTAACTCCATGCAAAATAACCTGGGCTATGCCCTGGCCGTAGAAAAAATGACCGGCACGCCCGTGCCCGAACGAGCCGAATACATCCGCGTGATCATGGCCGAATTGACCCGCGTCTTCAGCCACATGTCGCTGGTTGGCTTTATGACCAACGACCTGGGCTGTATGTTCACCCCCCTGTTCTATGCCTTTGAAGGGCGCGAGCGCGTGCTGGACCTGTTTGAAGAAGCCAGCGGTTCGCGCATGATGTGCAACTACATGCGTTTTGGCGGCGTGGCCTACGATATCAGCGACGATTGGCTCGACCGCGCCGCCCTTGTAACCGATACGCTGGAACGCGGCCTGGAAGAATTAAATGTTCTGATCTCCGGCAACGAAATTGTCCTGTCCCGGCTCAAGGGCGTAGGGTATATGCCGGCCGAACAACTGATCAACCACGGCGTAACCGGCCCTATGCTGCGGGCCGCCGGCGTAAAGTACGACATCCGCAAGGTGGAACCGTACAGCATCTACGAGTGTTTTGATTTTGACATTCCCACCCAAACCGAGAGCGACGTGTTTGCCCGCTACTACCAGCGCATTCTGGAAGCGCGGGAAAGCCTGAAAATTCTCCGGCAAGCCTATGAAGGCATCAAAGACACCCCTCCCGGCGACATCCTGAGCGGCAAAAAATCCTACACCGTCCGGGTGCCGGCCGGCGAAGCTTACGTTCGCACCGAACACTCCAAAGGCGAGTTGGGCTATTACCTGATCAGTAACGGCTCCGGCAACCCCTGGCGCTACCGGGTGCGCTCCCCTTCCTTTATCAACTTGAATGCGCTGGCGGAGATGTGTAAAGGCGGCAAAGTGGCCGACAGTGTGGTGACGTTGGGGGCCATAGACATTGTTTTAGGAGAGGTAGACCGCTAATGTTTGGCTGGGGTGTGGCTAAAGGTTTAGGCGTTACGCTAAAACACTTTATTAATACCTATATAGATGACGCCCGGTATTGGTTCAGAAGCGCCACCAACCCAGAAGCCTTTGCCCGCAGACAGGGGCCGGTGGGGGCCGGCCTGTTTACGGTAGAATATCCGGCAATGAAACTAAAAACCCCGGAAAACTTCCGCTTTTTGCCCTTCTTGGTTACCGAATACGAAGTTTTGCCGGGCGATACCCACTTTGACCGGGACAAATGGACAGAGCTGCACCGCTGCACCGCCTGCGGCATCTGCGCCAAAGTTTGCCCGCCCCAATGCATCTGGATTGTCCGCGCCCAGGACCCCGAAACCGGCAAGCCGGTATCCAAACCGGCCGAATTTTACATTGATACCGACATCTGCATGAGTTGCGGCTACTGCGCCGAATTCTGCCCCTTTGACGCCATTAAAATGGACCATGTTTACGAACTGGCCGATTACGAGCGCGGGATGAGCCACGTTTACAACCTGGAAAAACTGACCAAACCCGCCGGTTACTACGCCTCTATCCGGCCCACCTGGTATGCGCAGGAAGAAGCCGCCCGCCAGTCCGAAGAAGAAGAAAAGCGGCGCAAAACCGAAGCAAAAGAACGCCTGGCCGCCGAAAAAGTGGCTGCTGCTAAAATCAAGGCGCCCCCGGTTGAAGCCGGCGCCAAACCCAAACGCGCGCCCGAAGAAATCAAGGCCCAACGCGAAGCCATGTTAGCTAAAAAACAGGCGCGTGAAGCCCCAGAAGCAGCAAAGGAGACAACTGTGGAAGCTAAAAATCTAACATCAACCAACCTGGTAACGGTAGAAGGTATTGGCCAAGCTTACGCCGAAAAGCTCAAAGCCATTGGCATTGCCACCGCCGAAGAACTGCTGGAAAAAGGGGCAAGCCCCAAAGGCCGCCAGGAAATTGCGGCCCAAAGCGAAATCAGCCCCAAACTCATTTTGCGCTGGGTGAACATGGTTGACCTCTTCCGCATCAAGGGCGTGGGCGAAGAGTACGCCGATCTGCTTGAAGCAGCCGGCGTAGATACTGTGCCCGAATTGGCCCAACGTAATGCCCAAAACCTGCACCAAAAAATGGTTGAAACCAACCGGCAGAAAAAATTGGTACGCCAGGCACCGGCTTTAACCCAGGTTCAGGAGTGGGTGGAACAGGCCAAACAACTGCCCCGGAGAATTGTTTACTGAAATTTATGCTTCACCCTGATACCCAACTAAAATTCATAAATCCGCAAATTGGCTACGGCGTTTTTGCCACCGCCCCTATTTCCAGGGGAACGATGGTGTATGTGCAAGATGACCTGGAAATTGTTATTGGCCCCAACAGCCCCCTGCTCCACAACCCCCACTACTATGAAATTATTGACAAATACGCTTACATTAATGGACAAGGCCAATACATCTTAAGTTGGGATTTGGCCAAGTATGTCAATCATTGTTGCCATTACAACACCCTAAGTACTGCCTATGGCTTTGACATTGCCGTGCGTGATATTGCCCCCGCCGAAGAGATCACGTGCGAATATGCCCTGTTCAACCTTGAAGAAGCCATGGACCTAACCTGCCCATATCCTGATTGTCGCCAAAAAGCCCGGCCCGAAGACCTTGAGCAATTTTGCGACGAATGGGATCAGGTGGCCCAACACGCCCTCCAAGCCTTTGATCAGGTTCCCCAACCCTTGCTCCCTTACCTGAACTCCCAAACCTATGCCGAACTGAGGCGCTATTTGCAAACCGGGCAGGGATATCGCTCGCTCCATACGCTAAAATATCACCCACCTACCGCTTAGACAGGTTATACAGAACCGGAAAAGGAACCCTAATCATGAAGTTTTGGCAAAAGAGCCTGATGGCTCGCCTGGTCAGTTACTTTTTACTGCTCTCGCTGGCAATTGGCGGATTGAGTGTGTTTGTGGCCTATATTCAGGGCCAGAACGCCCTGGAGAAATCCGTACACGACCGGCTCACGGCTGCGGCTACCTTGCAGGAAAACGAACTCAATCGTTGGCTGGAAGACCAGCGGCAAGTGGTTTTGGCCATTGCCCAGTTGCCCCAAATCCAGGCGCAGGCAGCCTTGTTGTTGAATCACGCCAATACCGGCACCGAAGTTGACTCTTCAGTATTTGCCGTGGCCTTCAGCCCCGATGGCCAATGGCTGGCCACCGGCGGGATTGACCAAACCGTACGCCTGTGGGATGTAGCCACCGGCCAGGAAGTGAACCGCCTCATCCACCCGGATGCTGTGGGCGGTGTTAGCTTCAGCCCCGATGGCCAACTCCTGGCTACAATCGGCGGAGACCTGGTTGTCCGCATGTGGGAAACAGCCAGTGGCCGGGAAGTGGCCCAAATGGTCCACCAGGATGACCTCAATGACCTGGATTTCAGCCCGGATGGCCAATGGCTGGCCACCGCCACACCCGGCGGCGAAGTTGTTATCTGGGAGACGGCCACCGGCCGGCAGGTCTTGACCGTATCCGAAGATTTAGAATACGTAAATGATCTGGAATTCAGCCCGGACGGCCAATGGCTGGCTACCGCCAGCGACGACGGCCTGGGCCGGCTATGGAATCCGGCTACCGGCCAGGAAGTGATCAGCCTGGAGCATGACGGTTGGGTGACGGTGATCACTTTTAGCCCGGATAGTGAGTTAGTGACCACCGTCAGCGAAGACAATGCCGTTAGAATTTGGGAGGCCGCCACCGGCCGGTTACTGGCCGAGTTGCCTCACGACGGTTGGGCCTCTGACGCGGTCTTCAGCCCGGACGGCCAACGGCTGGCCACCGCCAGCGCCGACCGGATGGTGCGGGTTTGGGATGTGGCCACCGGCCAGGAAATTATCCGCCTGGAGCACGACAAGCCGGTGCCGGTAGTCCTGTTCAGCCCCACCGGCCGGCAACTGCTCGCCTTTGAAACCGATACCTCCTGGGCCAACCTGTGGGATCTCAATACCCAAAGCCTCATTGCCGAGTTGAGCCACGACGCCATTTTGGATGATTTTGATTTTAGCCCCGACGGTGAATATGTAGCCACCGCCAGCTATGATGGCACAGCCCGGCTTTGGGACACGGCCACCGGAGAAGAACTGCTGCAATTGGCCCACGACAGCTTGCCCTATACCTTGCTCAAAAAGTCATTAAGCGCCCTTACCAATAGCACCGCCGATCTGCAAACAATTTCCATTTTAGCCCAAAACGGGCGGATCATTGTTTCCACAGACGCGGCCTACGAAGGCCGGGATCAACATGAAACGGAATATTTTTCAAAAGGGCAACTGCGCACCTTTGTGCAAACCGTTCACCTTTCTCCCCTCTCGGGCGAACCCACCATCACCATTGCCACCCCCTTTCGGAACAAATCGGGCCAGGTCAATGGCCTTTTGGCCGCCGATTTGAACCTGGCCCGGATGGACGCGATTGTGGCCGAACGGACCGGCTTGGGCGAAACCGGCGTTACGTACCTGGTTAATAACGCCCATCAACAGGTCACGGCCAACGGTTTTAGCCAGCCGGCCATCCACAGCCAGGGCATTGACGCCGCTGTTCAGGGACAAGACGGCGCCGGAGATTATCAAAACTATAAAAGCACGCCTGTAGTTGGCGTCTACCGCTGGCTTGATAATTTTGAGCTGGCCCTGCTGGCCGAGATGGACCAACAGGAAGCGTCCGCCTCGGCCCGCCGCCTGGCCGGAGTGGTTTCGCTGACCGGCCTGGTTGCGGCCGCAGTTTTGGTGGTGGGCGTGTATGTGCTGGCCCGGCAAATTGCCCGCCCCATTCTGGCTATTGCCGCCGCCGCTGCCGCCGTTGAAGCCGAAACCTTTGAAACAGAAGGGTTGGCCGAGGTAGCCCGGCGGCCCGACGAAGTGGGGCTGCTGGCGCGGGTTTTCCAGAGCATGGCCCGCAAGGTTTACAGCCGCGAGCAGCGCCTGAAAAAACAGGTGCAGGAACTGCGCATTGAAATTGACGACCTCAGGCGTAAGGAAGAAGTGGAAAAAATTGTAGACACCGACTTTTTCCGGGACTTGCAGAGCAAAGCGCGCCACATGCGCCGCCGCCAGCGAGGCGAAGCC includes:
- a CDS encoding branched-chain amino acid transaminase; this translates as MPIPKSEFIWFNGKFVPWDEANVHVLSHVLHYGTSVFEGIRAYQTPMGPAVLGLAAHVKRLFNSCKVISMPVPFSPEKISEAIINTVAKNKHNACYIRPLVFRGYEVLGVDPRQCPVEVIIATWEWGAYLGAEAIEKGVDVAVSSWRRMAPDTHPAMAKVGGNYINSQMVVIEAKRHGYTEGIVLDVQGYVSEGSGENIFVVMDGKIYTPPVGNSILTGITRGFAITLAEEKGYRVIEQQIPREMLYIADELFFTGTAAEITPIKSVDGIAIGSGSRGPITEQIQSEYFAIITGEIEDRHGWLTPVK
- a CDS encoding ArsR family transcriptional regulator; this encodes MHPTRRHIIELLKEREKATVDELAAEVNMTPMAVRYHLNVLQAENLITAPAVRHQSGPGRPQQVYRLTEAADELFPQDYYSLTNYLLDELNVQLGQQDLDKIFSNIAHRLAGESPPPQENQTFEERLGEVVAFLSKRGFVVDWEVEGNVYRIHAHSCPYRQVVKEHQEICALDRHVIGTMLNIMPTRVTCFARGDDHCTYELARPVELMVE
- a CDS encoding NADH-quinone oxidoreductase subunit D, which gives rise to MAVTSPPPEDGNEIPEELRGSVLLGTLDKIPFLTSLYNWGRAYSLWPLTMGLACCGIEMIAAGTARYDQDRFGAALFRATPRQADFMIVSGTVTKKMAPQVVRLYNQMAEPKYVISMGACANGGGPFKEGYNVVSGVDKYIPVDVYVPGCPPTPQALLQGIIQLQEKIKKQSLRTAPWYRKDQRNEAAPLPILGPDVVDSRHLPTLPEMLQQARQAAEAEQETVAEGDQPRPKRVVKPPQTPTWDITPTAETAALAAAINQALSADQAVTPEKDTLVVNPAHLLAFARHVRHELGYDLLSNVTGIDYLGREGDRFEVVYHAYSTGQPDKPVLAFKARVPEAKPELPSLYKIWKTCYLQEREIYDLYGLNFTGHPNMKRIFLWDDFHGHPMRKDYEEAYYEEPVKPFTSRWPNGRQTRAETHNPFGNNVVYPRDWNVSAWKPDEFEDYLGHVVEARDLKEGMDLDTDRIVLNLGPHHPSTHGVFRMVVTLEGETIVDLEPVLGYLHRNHEKIGERNTWLMNMPFTDRLDYFNSMQNNLGYALAVEKMTGTPVPERAEYIRVIMAELTRVFSHMSLVGFMTNDLGCMFTPLFYAFEGRERVLDLFEEASGSRMMCNYMRFGGVAYDISDDWLDRAALVTDTLERGLEELNVLISGNEIVLSRLKGVGYMPAEQLINHGVTGPMLRAAGVKYDIRKVEPYSIYECFDFDIPTQTESDVFARYYQRILEARESLKILRQAYEGIKDTPPGDILSGKKSYTVRVPAGEAYVRTEHSKGELGYYLISNGSGNPWRYRVRSPSFINLNALAEMCKGGKVADSVVTLGAIDIVLGEVDR
- a CDS encoding DUF4332 domain-containing protein; this translates as MFGWGVAKGLGVTLKHFINTYIDDARYWFRSATNPEAFARRQGPVGAGLFTVEYPAMKLKTPENFRFLPFLVTEYEVLPGDTHFDRDKWTELHRCTACGICAKVCPPQCIWIVRAQDPETGKPVSKPAEFYIDTDICMSCGYCAEFCPFDAIKMDHVYELADYERGMSHVYNLEKLTKPAGYYASIRPTWYAQEEAARQSEEEEKRRKTEAKERLAAEKVAAAKIKAPPVEAGAKPKRAPEEIKAQREAMLAKKQAREAPEAAKETTVEAKNLTSTNLVTVEGIGQAYAEKLKAIGIATAEELLEKGASPKGRQEIAAQSEISPKLILRWVNMVDLFRIKGVGEEYADLLEAAGVDTVPELAQRNAQNLHQKMVETNRQKKLVRQAPALTQVQEWVEQAKQLPRRIVY
- a CDS encoding SET domain-containing protein; this translates as MLHPDTQLKFINPQIGYGVFATAPISRGTMVYVQDDLEIVIGPNSPLLHNPHYYEIIDKYAYINGQGQYILSWDLAKYVNHCCHYNTLSTAYGFDIAVRDIAPAEEITCEYALFNLEEAMDLTCPYPDCRQKARPEDLEQFCDEWDQVAQHALQAFDQVPQPLLPYLNSQTYAELRRYLQTGQGYRSLHTLKYHPPTA
- a CDS encoding HAMP domain-containing protein, whose amino-acid sequence is MKFWQKSLMARLVSYFLLLSLAIGGLSVFVAYIQGQNALEKSVHDRLTAAATLQENELNRWLEDQRQVVLAIAQLPQIQAQAALLLNHANTGTEVDSSVFAVAFSPDGQWLATGGIDQTVRLWDVATGQEVNRLIHPDAVGGVSFSPDGQLLATIGGDLVVRMWETASGREVAQMVHQDDLNDLDFSPDGQWLATATPGGEVVIWETATGRQVLTVSEDLEYVNDLEFSPDGQWLATASDDGLGRLWNPATGQEVISLEHDGWVTVITFSPDSELVTTVSEDNAVRIWEAATGRLLAELPHDGWASDAVFSPDGQRLATASADRMVRVWDVATGQEIIRLEHDKPVPVVLFSPTGRQLLAFETDTSWANLWDLNTQSLIAELSHDAILDDFDFSPDGEYVATASYDGTARLWDTATGEELLQLAHDSLPYTLLKKSLSALTNSTADLQTISILAQNGRIIVSTDAAYEGRDQHETEYFSKGQLRTFVQTVHLSPLSGEPTITIATPFRNKSGQVNGLLAADLNLARMDAIVAERTGLGETGVTYLVNNAHQQVTANGFSQPAIHSQGIDAAVQGQDGAGDYQNYKSTPVVGVYRWLDNFELALLAEMDQQEASASARRLAGVVSLTGLVAAAVLVVGVYVLARQIARPILAIAAAAAAVEAETFETEGLAEVARRPDEVGLLARVFQSMARKVYSREQRLKKQVQELRIEIDDLRRKEEVEKIVDTDFFRDLQSKARHMRRRQRGEAPAGQVEDPAANPPDENTAS